In Leptospira sp. WS58.C1, a single genomic region encodes these proteins:
- a CDS encoding transglutaminase-like domain-containing protein, whose product MNCLRLPLFSIPLFLCLFVVELASEPAYSSMKWEAAIPEIFSPSPLAPEEKIKSVQGSLLIGEELFLPANFPDTNGKNTGGLIIRNIKSGTTNRLDLKETVRGLAFDKEEGQIYVRLKKEIIILQNGSFEIKKKIPFYQTGVAWGNIGFLQGKLFEIRENKLILYDKETGTEIEQKDLPLPKVPFAFDCSGKEIFFWYSKDGTNLHSYDPILNRIKNSFTVHLGSKEAGKLSCFKNDLVVLSPESGVYQNLIRIGNDYYSGKEENLVLKGNLSYRFSPSRDMVRFNLKITPKENSPETEIAVAIPPQETSSQVLNDEKFHPNGKLTEDKQNNRTLIIPIPALSSGQTWEETVYSAKLVRYNIDSGLSRFQTPWEDWKVPNEWKQYLEDASVYKISDPEIVRIKEELKSSTPNVEEYIQAVYKYIRKNMVYKQDGKFDPAPTVLQNGHGSCTEHSYAQISLLRSAGIPARMAWNWLPVGEKVELNHKIAEVWHPSFGWIPMEPLAPPRSRAGLTYAKHIIFAVLNQPNHTIIKGGDTLANFTKPAAGATRSISIELLPEISHRSSKQNDTGTEEIYPKSNSVKNRILEKSEERIVE is encoded by the coding sequence ATGAACTGCTTACGACTTCCTCTTTTTTCGATCCCCCTATTCCTTTGTTTATTCGTTGTTGAATTGGCTTCCGAACCCGCTTATTCTTCCATGAAATGGGAAGCCGCAATTCCTGAAATATTCTCACCTTCTCCCTTAGCTCCCGAAGAAAAGATCAAATCCGTTCAAGGAAGTTTACTAATAGGAGAAGAACTTTTTTTACCCGCCAATTTTCCGGATACGAACGGAAAGAACACGGGGGGTTTGATCATCCGAAACATTAAGAGTGGAACTACAAATCGGTTGGATCTAAAGGAAACGGTTAGAGGTCTTGCATTCGATAAGGAAGAAGGGCAAATTTACGTAAGACTTAAAAAAGAAATCATCATATTGCAGAACGGCTCGTTCGAAATTAAGAAAAAGATCCCTTTTTACCAAACAGGAGTCGCTTGGGGAAATATAGGCTTTCTCCAAGGAAAACTTTTCGAGATCCGAGAAAATAAACTCATTCTGTATGATAAGGAAACCGGAACGGAGATAGAACAAAAGGATTTGCCTCTTCCTAAAGTACCCTTTGCATTCGATTGTTCCGGAAAAGAGATTTTCTTTTGGTATTCCAAGGATGGTACAAATCTTCATTCTTATGATCCGATTTTGAACCGGATCAAAAACAGTTTTACGGTCCATTTGGGATCAAAAGAAGCCGGAAAACTATCCTGTTTTAAAAACGATCTAGTGGTTCTCAGTCCGGAATCGGGAGTCTATCAAAATCTAATACGGATCGGTAACGATTATTATTCCGGAAAAGAGGAAAATCTCGTATTAAAAGGAAATTTAAGCTATCGATTCTCTCCAAGCAGAGATATGGTACGTTTCAATTTAAAGATCACTCCGAAGGAAAATTCACCGGAAACGGAAATTGCCGTAGCTATTCCGCCTCAGGAAACTTCTTCCCAAGTGCTGAACGATGAAAAATTCCATCCGAACGGAAAATTAACCGAAGACAAACAGAATAATCGCACCTTGATTATTCCGATCCCCGCCTTAAGTTCGGGACAAACCTGGGAAGAAACCGTATATTCAGCTAAATTAGTAAGATATAATATAGATTCAGGCCTTTCTCGCTTTCAAACTCCTTGGGAAGATTGGAAAGTACCGAACGAATGGAAACAGTATCTTGAAGATGCTTCCGTTTATAAGATCTCCGATCCTGAGATCGTTCGGATCAAAGAAGAACTCAAGTCTTCCACTCCGAATGTGGAGGAATATATCCAAGCGGTGTATAAATACATCCGTAAGAATATGGTATATAAACAGGATGGAAAATTTGATCCTGCACCTACAGTTCTTCAAAACGGTCACGGCTCTTGTACAGAGCATAGTTATGCTCAAATCTCCCTACTGAGAAGCGCCGGGATACCGGCGAGAATGGCTTGGAACTGGCTCCCTGTAGGAGAAAAAGTAGAGCTAAATCATAAGATCGCGGAAGTATGGCATCCTTCCTTCGGATGGATCCCTATGGAGCCTTTAGCTCCTCCCAGAAGCAGAGCCGGACTAACGTATGCAAAACATATAATATTTGCCGTGCTCAATCAACCTAATCACACGATCATCAAAGGAGGGGATACCTTGGCCAATTTTACAAAGCCGGCCGCAGGAGCAACCAGATCGATCTCGATAGAATTGCTCCCTGAAATTTCCCATAGATCCTCAAAACAAAATGATACCGGAACTGAGGAAATTTATCCGAAATCGAATTCGGTAAAAAATCGTATATTAGAAAAATCCGAAGAAAGGATCGTAGAATAA
- a CDS encoding DUF6962 family protein, which produces MQISTAISDLVLAIFAAWAGLSVQSSAKGNVSKKGGAYGLFLIGLGALLGVVFFLGGNWISPIYRPIVHIAGVVGVPWIGIAFFHAGFGKIDGKTWNLLSLILLVLAILSYLYPLGLYSTLIGAIALIAVLVVCIQKYKGSNKTTALYGIAGALLFILSGLVIGTVGTIAGLPRVDLFHYGLAAASYCLGYSLKRIG; this is translated from the coding sequence ATGCAAATTAGTACTGCTATTTCGGATTTAGTATTGGCAATCTTTGCCGCATGGGCCGGTCTTTCCGTCCAGTCTTCCGCTAAAGGAAACGTTTCTAAAAAAGGAGGAGCCTACGGTCTTTTTTTGATCGGTTTAGGAGCTCTTCTTGGCGTGGTTTTTTTCTTAGGAGGAAATTGGATCAGCCCCATCTACAGACCAATCGTTCATATTGCAGGTGTGGTCGGAGTTCCATGGATCGGGATCGCTTTTTTCCATGCCGGCTTCGGAAAGATAGACGGAAAAACTTGGAATCTGCTTAGCCTGATCCTATTAGTTTTAGCTATATTAAGTTATCTTTATCCATTAGGTTTGTATTCCACTTTGATCGGAGCGATTGCGTTGATCGCTGTTTTAGTGGTATGTATCCAAAAATACAAAGGATCTAATAAAACGACCGCATTGTATGGGATTGCAGGAGCGCTTCTATTCATTCTATCCGGACTTGTGATCGGAACCGTTGGAACGATTGCAGGACTCCCTAGAGTGGATCTCTTTCATTACGGATTAGCTGCCGCCTCTTATTGTTTAGGTTATTCTTTAAAAAGGATCGGATAA
- a CDS encoding aldo/keto reductase produces the protein MQNLVLDQSVRLNNGVEMPVLGLGVWKTRSGKECIDSVLNALEFGYRHIDTAKIYGNESDVGEAIKKSGVPRKELFITTKLWNSDQKNPRKYLDESLKTLGLDTIDLYLIHFPVAGTRKQAWIELEKAYKEGLVRAIGVSNYTVPHLQELFRYAEIVPAVNQVEYHPFLNQNELLNTCKKNNIMLEAYSPLAHGKKISDPKLVALASKYGKTPAQVLIRWAIDKGLVVIPKSVKKERILENSQVFDFKLSEPDLIEMETWNEDFRTCWDPTGA, from the coding sequence ATGCAAAATTTAGTATTAGATCAATCCGTCCGGCTTAACAACGGAGTTGAGATGCCGGTCTTAGGGCTGGGAGTTTGGAAAACAAGATCCGGAAAAGAATGTATAGATTCTGTTTTAAATGCACTTGAATTCGGATATAGGCATATAGACACCGCAAAAATTTACGGGAACGAATCCGATGTGGGAGAAGCGATCAAGAAGAGCGGAGTCCCCAGAAAGGAATTATTCATCACAACAAAGTTATGGAATAGCGACCAAAAAAATCCGCGAAAATATTTGGATGAATCTTTAAAGACCTTAGGTCTGGACACGATCGATCTATACCTAATTCATTTTCCGGTTGCAGGTACCAGAAAACAAGCCTGGATAGAATTAGAAAAAGCATATAAAGAAGGTTTGGTCCGAGCGATAGGAGTAAGCAACTATACCGTTCCACATTTACAGGAACTATTCCGATATGCGGAGATCGTTCCCGCAGTGAACCAAGTAGAATACCATCCATTCCTAAATCAAAACGAACTATTGAACACATGCAAAAAAAATAATATAATGTTGGAAGCTTATAGCCCCCTCGCCCATGGCAAAAAAATTTCCGACCCTAAACTCGTTGCGCTCGCATCAAAATACGGAAAAACTCCCGCGCAAGTCCTAATCCGATGGGCAATCGACAAAGGCCTGGTAGTTATCCCTAAATCGGTCAAAAAAGAAAGGATCTTGGAAAATTCCCAAGTATTCGATTTTAAGCTCAGTGAGCCGGATCTGATTGAAATGGAAACCTGGAATGAGGACTTCCGGACCTGTTGGGACCCCACCGGGGCGTAA
- a CDS encoding MarR family winged helix-turn-helix transcriptional regulator, which yields MATHYKGKPRDVKVLDAYIKLSRCADSIRTMEEKFLSQYNLTSGQFGCLETLYHLGPMCQKEIGQKIFSCEGNITQIIDNLEKRNLVLRVRSEEDRRYFIINLTDKGKELIGTSFPDYLEQLKGKMSCLSDEELKNLGQICKTVGLKTA from the coding sequence ATGGCCACTCATTATAAAGGAAAACCAAGGGATGTAAAGGTGCTCGATGCCTACATCAAATTGAGTCGTTGTGCGGATTCTATCCGCACAATGGAGGAAAAATTCCTCAGCCAATACAATCTGACAAGCGGCCAATTCGGATGTTTGGAAACTCTTTACCATCTGGGCCCGATGTGCCAAAAAGAGATCGGTCAAAAAATATTTTCCTGCGAGGGAAATATCACGCAGATCATAGACAATTTGGAAAAAAGAAATTTAGTACTCCGAGTTAGAAGCGAAGAGGACAGACGTTATTTTATTATCAATCTTACCGACAAAGGAAAGGAGCTCATCGGGACTTCTTTCCCTGATTATTTGGAACAGCTGAAGGGCAAGATGTCCTGCCTCAGCGATGAAGAACTCAAAAATTTAGGACAGATCTGTAAGACTGTCGGACTCAAAACCGCGTAA
- a CDS encoding DoxX family protein produces MIQKILKTDADITSLILRVTLAVVMFPHGAQKVLGWYGGYGFSGTYAYLTGAGFPGFLVILLFIAEFLGPIGLLSGLLTRVAAAGIGVAMTVAILPHAEYGFFMNWAGSQKGEGFEFHLLMVAISLALVIKGGGKLSLDGAISKK; encoded by the coding sequence ATGATTCAGAAAATTCTCAAAACGGACGCGGATATAACATCGTTAATCCTAAGAGTGACTCTCGCAGTTGTGATGTTCCCACATGGAGCACAAAAGGTACTAGGTTGGTACGGCGGATACGGATTCTCCGGAACATACGCATACTTAACCGGTGCAGGATTTCCGGGTTTTTTAGTAATACTTTTATTTATCGCAGAATTTTTGGGGCCAATCGGATTACTTTCCGGTCTTCTAACAAGAGTTGCCGCAGCAGGGATCGGAGTCGCAATGACGGTAGCAATACTACCTCACGCAGAATACGGTTTCTTTATGAACTGGGCAGGAAGCCAAAAAGGAGAAGGTTTCGAATTCCATCTACTGATGGTAGCGATCTCCTTAGCATTAGTGATCAAGGGAGGAGGAAAACTTTCCTTGGACGGAGCGATTTCTAAAAAATAA
- a CDS encoding sensor histidine kinase, protein MEKGQKSGPLDRIFKSIQGYLTPKAPVSSGLSFWRELILTSILFTMTILGTVVYFPSVYLAWKEGKTEVLWIDSFSLGLVYLLLLVKGINFSVKATLVLTMNYCLGLSLLIFVGPEGGGLLWLFPFPVLAGVLFGLSPSLLGLLANMIAVFIASRAQFYMNLPWHMAPERLYVVGLNFLIANTIVCVPLTILMRGLQESVQRRHEYLTNLRLRKAHIYRSKRILEKEIATRIEIERTLEENLREKEVLLHEIHHRVKNNLQIVSGMLNLQNMYSGESATSEILSKAQNRITAMAMIHDHLYKQDKFANVDMKTYLESLLRHLVTSYFPSGNRIGFDADLDPVRLSMEKAIPCGLIVTELMSNSLKHAFPSEAKGNIFVQLKVKENKIHLTVKDDGVGMPGIQEWFGQTSSKKYDQDSSLGLMIIRSLCNQLKAELDLKNIGGTSVCLIFKT, encoded by the coding sequence ATGGAAAAAGGACAAAAGTCCGGTCCACTTGATCGGATTTTCAAATCGATCCAAGGATATCTAACTCCAAAAGCTCCGGTCTCTTCCGGACTTTCCTTTTGGAGAGAACTCATCTTAACTTCTATCTTATTCACTATGACAATACTTGGGACAGTGGTGTATTTTCCGAGCGTGTATCTCGCATGGAAGGAAGGTAAGACGGAAGTATTGTGGATAGATTCGTTCTCACTTGGATTGGTTTACCTTCTTCTATTGGTTAAAGGAATAAATTTTTCCGTTAAAGCTACCTTAGTCCTTACGATGAATTATTGTTTAGGACTATCTCTTTTGATATTTGTAGGGCCGGAAGGTGGAGGATTACTTTGGTTGTTTCCCTTTCCGGTACTTGCAGGAGTTTTATTCGGTTTGAGCCCTTCTCTACTCGGTCTTTTGGCGAATATGATCGCGGTCTTTATTGCATCCAGAGCGCAATTTTACATGAACCTTCCTTGGCACATGGCTCCGGAAAGATTATATGTCGTTGGTTTGAACTTTCTAATAGCAAATACCATCGTATGTGTTCCCCTTACTATTCTAATGAGAGGATTACAGGAAAGTGTACAAAGAAGACACGAATACCTTACCAATCTTAGATTAAGAAAAGCTCATATATACAGATCTAAGCGTATTCTAGAAAAAGAGATCGCGACAAGGATCGAAATAGAAAGGACCTTGGAGGAAAATTTAAGGGAAAAAGAAGTGTTACTTCACGAGATCCACCATAGGGTCAAAAATAATCTACAGATCGTTTCCGGAATGCTGAACTTACAAAACATGTATTCCGGCGAATCGGCTACTTCCGAAATTCTGTCCAAGGCACAGAATAGGATTACTGCAATGGCGATGATCCATGATCATCTCTACAAGCAGGACAAATTTGCGAATGTGGATATGAAGACATATTTGGAATCCCTTTTAAGACACCTAGTTACTTCTTATTTTCCCTCCGGGAATCGGATCGGCTTCGATGCGGATCTAGATCCGGTTAGACTTTCTATGGAAAAGGCGATCCCTTGCGGTTTGATCGTAACCGAGTTGATGTCAAACTCCCTAAAGCATGCGTTCCCGAGTGAAGCCAAAGGGAATATTTTCGTTCAGCTAAAGGTAAAGGAGAATAAGATCCATCTTACCGTGAAAGACGACGGTGTAGGAATGCCTGGCATCCAAGAATGGTTCGGCCAGACTTCTTCCAAAAAATACGACCAGGATTCCTCATTGGGATTAATGATCATTCGTTCTTTATGCAACCAACTTAAGGCCGAGCTTGATCTGAAAAATATCGGCGGAACCTCCGTTTGCTTGATTTTTAAAACTTGA
- a CDS encoding GNAT family N-acetyltransferase, whose protein sequence is MNSVQHDVAGKKFLILQDGREAHLVYREIGSHVWDLYHTFVPTDFRGKGIASQLAEAALKTARAETKKVIPNCSFVQTYLKRHPEYSDLVIME, encoded by the coding sequence ATGAACTCAGTCCAACACGATGTCGCCGGCAAAAAATTCCTGATCCTACAAGACGGAAGAGAAGCTCACCTAGTTTATAGGGAGATAGGCTCCCATGTTTGGGACCTGTATCATACCTTTGTTCCGACCGATTTTAGAGGGAAAGGGATCGCTTCCCAGCTTGCGGAAGCTGCTCTAAAGACTGCAAGGGCCGAAACGAAAAAAGTTATCCCGAATTGTTCCTTTGTACAAACCTATCTGAAGCGACACCCAGAATATTCGGATCTGGTGATTATGGAATGA
- a CDS encoding VOC family protein — protein sequence MIHHIAISTQNPETLKNFYISIPGLSFEKDHFYRDGGLRSSWFLAGTIRIMIEKEEISKAPHALIFSATKKEERDLIDSLFGNSFIEKTDFTKYLKDPDGNRLGFSSYPDPWN from the coding sequence ATGATCCATCATATCGCGATCTCCACTCAAAACCCTGAAACATTAAAAAATTTTTATATATCCATCCCGGGATTATCCTTCGAAAAAGATCATTTTTACCGGGACGGTGGACTTAGATCTTCTTGGTTTTTAGCGGGAACCATCCGTATCATGATCGAAAAGGAAGAAATATCCAAAGCTCCCCATGCATTGATCTTCTCCGCCACAAAAAAGGAAGAAAGAGATCTGATAGATTCCCTATTCGGAAATTCATTTATAGAAAAAACGGATTTTACGAAGTATCTTAAGGATCCCGACGGAAATCGATTAGGGTTTAGTTCTTATCCGGATCCTTGGAACTAA
- a CDS encoding NAD(P)/FAD-dependent oxidoreductase has translation MEETQTKKLAVIGGGAAGFFGAIQTKILSKERISVQLYEKSPNVLSKVKISGGGRCNVTHSCFDPEELSKRYPRGEKELKRAFEMFQPKDTIRFFESRGVKLKTESDGRMFPVTDNSETIINCLLEEAKRSGVKIRTKISILGIYKNEDPNGKRFRIQTEEGEEYFDFVLVASGSSRKVWGWLENMGHTIESPVPSLFTFEISDPLLDGFQGLTVQDVEIIFRNSKLKQKGPILFTHWGLSGPAVLKLSAWAARELFDTDYKAELLVDWVPNLSRQKLREIFLEKKKDSPAKKPASRSEFDLPSRFWERVWEKSCGPEKRWSEISSKELHQAEEILKRTVLKVSGKGVFKEEFVTCGGVRRKEVDFSKMESRLHPGLYFAGEVLDIDGITGGFNFQNAWTTSYIAAKAMADI, from the coding sequence ATGGAAGAAACCCAAACCAAAAAATTAGCAGTGATCGGCGGCGGCGCCGCCGGTTTTTTCGGAGCTATCCAGACTAAAATTCTTTCGAAAGAACGAATATCGGTCCAACTATACGAAAAATCCCCTAACGTATTATCCAAAGTGAAAATTTCCGGAGGAGGACGATGTAATGTCACCCATTCCTGTTTCGATCCGGAAGAATTGTCCAAACGTTATCCAAGAGGGGAGAAGGAACTCAAAAGAGCATTCGAGATGTTCCAGCCCAAGGACACGATCCGTTTTTTCGAATCCAGGGGAGTAAAATTAAAAACGGAAAGTGACGGTAGGATGTTCCCCGTCACCGATAATTCCGAAACCATCATCAATTGTTTATTGGAAGAAGCGAAAAGATCCGGAGTCAAGATACGTACTAAAATTTCTATATTAGGAATTTATAAAAATGAAGATCCGAACGGTAAAAGGTTCAGGATACAAACCGAGGAAGGAGAGGAATATTTCGATTTCGTTCTGGTCGCAAGCGGTTCTTCTCGTAAAGTATGGGGATGGCTGGAAAATATGGGACACACTATAGAATCCCCGGTCCCTTCTTTATTCACATTCGAGATATCAGATCCGTTATTGGACGGATTCCAGGGACTGACAGTTCAGGACGTAGAAATCATATTCAGAAATTCTAAACTAAAACAAAAAGGACCGATCCTTTTTACTCATTGGGGATTAAGCGGTCCTGCGGTCCTAAAACTTTCCGCTTGGGCGGCACGTGAATTATTTGATACCGATTATAAAGCGGAACTGCTCGTAGATTGGGTGCCTAATCTCTCTAGACAAAAATTGAGGGAGATATTTTTGGAGAAAAAAAAGGATAGTCCTGCCAAAAAACCGGCAAGTCGTTCCGAGTTCGATCTCCCGTCCCGATTTTGGGAAAGGGTCTGGGAGAAGTCCTGCGGTCCCGAAAAAAGATGGTCCGAAATCTCTTCCAAAGAATTACACCAAGCGGAAGAAATTTTAAAGAGAACCGTCTTGAAAGTTTCCGGCAAGGGAGTTTTTAAAGAAGAGTTTGTGACTTGCGGAGGGGTTCGCCGCAAAGAGGTGGATTTTTCCAAAATGGAAAGTAGACTCCATCCAGGGCTTTATTTTGCGGGAGAAGTATTGGATATAGACGGGATTACGGGCGGATTCAATTTCCAAAATGCGTGGACCACTTCTTATATTGCGGCAAAAGCTATGGCTGATATTTAG
- a CDS encoding pirin family protein, whose protein sequence is MGFRRITGTRIAEKTIEGGGFPVRRPFPVPQFSYWDPFLLLDEMGPVVYEPGKAIGAPDHPHRGFETVTYLLSGEMEHRDSWGHAGKLKEGGIQWMTAGAGLVHSELPSADFQSRGGRMHGFQIWVNLPRDKKLISPKYQEVDSSELPVAEKDGVWAKVIAGELWGTNAVIQTQTPITFFHLKLSPGSYAEVPVPKDYNILVYPFVGEGTVIDTDAEVDLVEGETVFYQGGEGSIGLRAPENYAWEILILGGQPLNEPVARYGPFVMSTPQEIQQAFEDYSAGKMGTI, encoded by the coding sequence ATGGGTTTTAGACGAATAACCGGAACAAGAATCGCCGAAAAAACTATCGAGGGTGGAGGATTTCCAGTCCGCAGACCTTTTCCAGTTCCGCAATTTTCTTATTGGGATCCTTTTTTGCTTTTGGACGAAATGGGACCGGTTGTTTATGAACCTGGTAAAGCGATCGGAGCTCCCGATCATCCTCATAGAGGTTTTGAGACCGTTACGTATCTATTGTCCGGAGAAATGGAACACAGAGATTCCTGGGGACATGCCGGAAAATTAAAAGAAGGTGGAATTCAATGGATGACTGCGGGGGCAGGCCTTGTGCATTCGGAACTTCCTTCGGCTGATTTTCAATCCAGAGGCGGAAGAATGCACGGATTCCAGATATGGGTCAATCTCCCAAGGGATAAAAAACTTATTTCCCCGAAATACCAGGAAGTGGATTCTTCCGAGTTGCCTGTGGCAGAAAAAGACGGTGTTTGGGCAAAGGTGATCGCAGGAGAACTTTGGGGAACGAATGCAGTGATCCAAACTCAGACACCGATTACGTTCTTCCATTTGAAACTTTCTCCGGGTTCCTATGCTGAAGTGCCTGTACCAAAAGATTATAATATTCTGGTATATCCTTTCGTGGGGGAAGGTACTGTTATTGATACGGATGCCGAAGTCGATCTCGTAGAAGGGGAAACAGTCTTCTACCAAGGGGGAGAAGGTAGTATAGGCCTAAGAGCTCCTGAAAATTATGCCTGGGAAATTTTGATCCTTGGAGGACAACCTTTGAACGAACCTGTGGCACGTTATGGCCCTTTCGTGATGAGCACTCCTCAAGAGATACAACAAGCCTTCGAAGATTATTCGGCTGGAAAAATGGGGACAATATAA
- a CDS encoding LIC13081 family protein — protein sequence MATTTIAFTVPISLSRAFDYVSNFERFPDWSGNILSFKKNESTSGFQVKVRFWFFPCKFEYRIIESKYPSRLVFRIKSRFSDQTETFSFYPDPKGSDTDTKILFTSQMELSGLYKIFGYWIFCKIFKNTRRDIRKLQEILSQGKILGIRNFQVIHD from the coding sequence ATGGCGACGACAACGATTGCTTTTACTGTGCCGATCTCTTTAAGTAGAGCGTTCGATTACGTTTCTAATTTCGAACGTTTTCCGGACTGGTCTGGAAACATCCTCTCTTTTAAGAAGAATGAAAGTACTTCCGGTTTTCAAGTAAAAGTTAGATTTTGGTTTTTCCCGTGTAAGTTCGAATACAGGATTATAGAATCAAAATATCCTAGTAGATTGGTATTCCGGATCAAAAGTAGATTTTCGGATCAGACCGAGACATTCTCCTTCTACCCTGACCCAAAAGGTTCCGATACGGATACTAAGATCCTCTTTACAAGTCAAATGGAGTTGTCCGGATTATATAAAATTTTCGGATACTGGATCTTCTGCAAGATATTCAAAAATACGAGAAGGGATATTCGAAAATTGCAGGAGATCCTTTCCCAAGGTAAAATCTTAGGAATTCGTAATTTTCAAGTGATACATGATTAA
- a CDS encoding response regulator, producing the protein MENLPYSVAPLPKNEDERVHALKRYRILDTLPEEKYDGIIKAASLICGTPIALVSLIDSERQWFKARMGLNVKETPRQISFCQFAVYENKVLVVEDALNDDRFRENPLVLNEPNIRFYAGAPLRTPDGYVLGTLCVLDTQPKKISEVEIQALEALANSVVSFMELDAKSQSLIQLQAVALELQKAKEQFFINMNHELRTPVHGILGMVDLLHQTEDPELHKEYLNSLTESSEHLIRLINDVIDFSKAESGSLHFSFKEFDMISLLERYAEEASDKAFKKGLAFKTIFPPARESIDVKSDSIRIRQILSNLVSNALKFTEKGGITVELELRSESEIDITVSLSVKDTGIGIETNRMAALFEAFSQTDISTSRKYGGTGLGLSLCKRICKALDWNIFAESELGRGSRFVLEMTLPKADLSEKIKIAESKNRSNFDFSEHRELKVLVAEDNPVNQKLIQKMLEKLGLQCTIVSNGIDALAYWEEKDVDLLLLDIQMPELSGLETARILKKKPGTKKVPWIIAVTAHDSPEDRKACAEAGMDDYLGKPFRLEDLGEKIREFLKNFPSTIAS; encoded by the coding sequence ATGGAAAATCTTCCTTATAGCGTCGCTCCCTTACCCAAAAACGAAGACGAAAGGGTACATGCATTAAAACGTTATAGAATTCTGGATACTCTGCCCGAGGAAAAATACGACGGTATTATCAAGGCTGCCTCCCTAATTTGTGGAACACCTATCGCATTGGTTTCCCTCATCGATTCAGAAAGGCAATGGTTCAAGGCTAGAATGGGTCTAAATGTCAAAGAGACTCCTCGCCAAATTTCCTTTTGTCAATTTGCCGTTTACGAAAATAAAGTTTTGGTTGTCGAAGACGCTTTAAACGATGATAGATTCCGGGAAAATCCCCTTGTTTTAAATGAACCGAATATTAGATTCTATGCCGGCGCTCCATTAAGAACCCCTGATGGTTACGTTCTGGGCACCTTATGTGTATTAGATACACAACCTAAAAAAATATCCGAGGTGGAAATACAAGCTTTAGAAGCGCTGGCAAATTCAGTGGTTTCTTTCATGGAGTTAGATGCCAAATCTCAGTCGCTGATCCAACTACAGGCTGTGGCATTAGAATTACAAAAAGCGAAAGAACAATTCTTTATCAATATGAACCATGAACTCAGGACACCTGTACATGGTATCCTCGGAATGGTCGATCTACTACATCAAACTGAGGATCCGGAACTTCATAAGGAATATTTAAATTCCTTAACGGAGAGTTCCGAACATCTGATCCGATTGATCAATGACGTAATTGATTTCAGCAAAGCCGAATCCGGTTCCTTACATTTTAGTTTTAAAGAATTCGACATGATCTCTCTTCTGGAAAGATATGCGGAAGAAGCCTCCGACAAGGCATTTAAGAAAGGATTGGCATTTAAAACGATCTTTCCCCCTGCAAGGGAAAGTATTGACGTAAAATCGGATTCCATACGGATCAGACAGATTCTTTCCAATTTAGTTTCCAACGCTTTGAAGTTCACGGAAAAAGGTGGGATTACCGTAGAATTGGAGTTAAGATCCGAAAGCGAGATCGATATTACAGTTTCTTTAAGTGTAAAAGATACCGGTATAGGCATTGAAACAAATAGGATGGCGGCCTTATTCGAAGCATTTTCTCAAACCGATATTTCCACTTCCCGAAAATACGGTGGCACAGGTTTAGGGCTTTCTTTGTGTAAAAGGATCTGTAAGGCATTGGATTGGAATATATTCGCGGAAAGTGAATTAGGGAGAGGTTCCAGATTCGTTTTAGAAATGACCCTTCCAAAAGCGGATCTTTCGGAAAAAATTAAAATAGCAGAATCTAAAAATCGAAGTAATTTCGATTTTTCCGAACATAGGGAACTGAAAGTACTTGTCGCGGAAGACAATCCCGTAAACCAAAAGTTAATCCAAAAGATGCTGGAGAAGTTAGGATTACAATGTACGATTGTTTCCAACGGAATAGACGCCTTGGCTTATTGGGAGGAGAAAGATGTGGATCTTCTTCTTTTAGATATCCAAATGCCGGAATTGAGCGGATTAGAAACTGCAAGGATCCTAAAGAAGAAACCCGGCACCAAAAAGGTTCCTTGGATCATTGCAGTCACTGCCCATGATAGCCCGGAAGACAGAAAAGCATGTGCAGAGGCCGGCATGGACGATTATTTAGGAAAACCTTTCCGTTTAGAGGACCTCGGAGAAAAGATCCGAGAATTTTTGAAAAATTTTCCTTCCACTATTGCTTCCTAA